One Amaranthus tricolor cultivar Red isolate AtriRed21 chromosome 10, ASM2621246v1, whole genome shotgun sequence genomic window carries:
- the LOC130825751 gene encoding SNARE-interacting protein KEULE-like produces the protein MSMSDSDTSSHAGDYKYFRQITRDRLLHEMLGSTKKGDSRSTWKVLIMDRFTVKIMSYACKMADITDAGVSLVEDIYKRRQPLPTMDAIYFIQPSKENVIMFMSDMSGKKSLYKKAFVFFSSPIARELVGHIKKDATILPRIGALSEMNLEYFAIDRQGFTTDNERALGELCGDDENHRKADICLTIMAARIATAFASMRELPFVRYRAAKSLDANTMTTYRDLVPTKLAAGIWNHLTKFKTSIANFPQTETCELLVLDRSVDQIAPVIHEWTYDAMCRDLLNLEGNKYVYEVPGKAGGPPEKKEVLLEEHDPIWFELRHLHIADASERLHEKMTNFVTKNKAAQIHHSSRESGELSTRELQRMVQALPQYSDQIDKLSLHVEIAGKINHIIREQGLKDIGQLEQDLVFGDAGTKEVINFLGTHEDLSRENKLRLLMVYAAIYPEKFEGDKGSKLMQLARLSSDDMKAVKNMKLLGTPPETKKSSIGAFALKFDNKKRQGVRKERVGEETAWQLSRFYPMIEELVEKLSKGELSKNEYPCMNDPSPTFHGTSHPAAIQYTETPVAHSMRSRRTPTWASRPRNSDDGYSSDSVLRHASSDFKKMGKRIFVFIVGGATRSELRVCHKLTTKLNREVILGSSSIDDPPQFITKLKLLSSASELSLDDLEI, from the exons ATGTCGATGTCAGATTCAGATACCTCGTCACATGCTGGTGATTATAAATACTTTCGTCAAATCACTCGTGATC GGTTGCTTCATGAGATGCTTGGATCAACAAAGAAGGGAGACTCACGGTCAACTTGGAAG GTTCTCATCATGGACAGATTTACAGTTAAGATAATGTCTTATGCTTGCAAAATGGCAGACATCACTGATGCAGGAGTCTCAT TGGTTGAAGACATTTATAAAAGAAGACAACCATTACCTACAATGGATGCTATCTACTTTATCCAGCCATCTAAGGAGAA TGTTATCATGTTTATGTCTGATATGTCTGGAAAAAAGTCTTTATACAAGAA AGCTTTTGTTTTCTTTAGTTCACCTATTGCCAGAGAACTAGTAGGTCATATCAAGAAGGATGCTACAATTTTGCCTCGAATAGGTGCATTGAGCGAG AtgaatttggagtattttgcTATTGATAGACAG GGTTTCACTACTGATAATGAGAGGGCTCTGGGGGAGCTCTGTGGAGATGATGAGAACCATCGTAAAGCTGATATATGTTTAACTATAATGGCTGCTCGAATTGCAACAGCATTTGCTTCCATGAGG GAGCTTCCTTTTGTTCGCTATCGAGCTGCCAAGTCTCTTGATGCCAATACTATGACAACCTATCGTGATCTAGTTCCTACAAAGCTAGCTGCTGGAATCTGGAACCATCTGACAAAATTTAAAACTAGCATTGCTAACTTCCCCCAGACAGAAACTTGTGAGTTGCTCGTACTAGACCGATCTGTTGATCAG ATTGCTCCTGTCATACACGAGTGGACTTATGATGCCATGTGCCGTGATCTACTGAACTTAGAGGGGAATAAGTATGTCTATGAG GTTCCTGGCAAAGCTGGAGGGCCTCCGGAGAAAAAGGAGGTCCTTTTGGAGGAGCATGATCCCATCTGGTTTGAGCTTCGACATTTACATATTGCTGAT GCTAGCGAAAGGCTACATGAGAAGATGACCAACTTTGTGACAAAGAATAAAGCAGCACAGATCCATCACAGTTCAAG AGAGAGTGGTGAATTGTCAACACGTGAGTTACAAAGGATGGTTCAAGCCTTGCCACAGTATAGTGATCAAATTGACAAGCTTTCTCTACATGTTGAG ATTGCTGGAAAAATAAATCACATAATCAGGGAGCAAGGACTCAAAGACATTGGTCAACTGGAGCAGGATCTTGTTTTTGGTGATGCTGGAACTAAAGAAGTTATCAACTTTTTAGGGACGCATGAG GACTTGAGCCGTGAAAATAAGTTGCGCTTATTGATGGTATATGCTGCTATATACCCTGAGAAATTTGAGGGTGACAAGGGTTCAAAGTTGATGCAG CTTGCGAGGTTATCATCAGATGACATGAAAGCTGTCAAAAACATGAAACTGCTTGGCACACCCCctgaaacaaagaaaagttCTATTGGAGCTTTTGCACTGAAGTTTGATAATAAG AAAAGGCAAGGAGTCAGAAAGGAACGTGTAGGAGAAGAAACAGCATGGCAATTATCTCGGTTTTATCCTATGATTGAG GAACTTGTTGAAAAACTCAGTAAAGGTGAACTTTCGAAGAACGAATATCCTTGTATGAATGACCCAAGTCCCACTTTTCATGGAACGTCTCATCCTGCTGCGATACAATATACTGAGACTCCAGTTGCCCACTCTATGAGGTCAAGACGGACACCAACATGGGCTTCTCGACCTCGTAATTCTGATGATGGTTATTCGAG TGATTCAGTTCTCAGGCATGCCTCAAGTGATTTTAAAAAGATGGGCAagcgtatatttgtatttattgTAGGCGGTGCTACTAGGTCAGAG CTAAGAGTTTGTCACAAGCTTACGACGAAGTTGAACAGGGAAGTCATTTTGGGTTCCTCAAGTATTGATGATCCTCCTCAATTTATCACG AAACTGAAGCTACTGTCGTCCGCAAGTGAACTTTCTTTGGATGACCTTGAGATATAG
- the LOC130825752 gene encoding inosine triphosphate pyrophosphatase gives MAGTIAKGLILPKPVTFVTGNPKKLEEFKAIFGQSIPFQSLKLDLPELQGEPEDISKEKARLAATQVNGPVLVEDTCLCFNALKGLPGPYIKWFLEKIGHEGLNNLLMAYEDKSAYAMCVFSLSLGPSADPVTFVGKTMGKIVPARGPNDFGWDPIFQPDGYQQTYAEMSKEEKNKISHRYKALALVKSHFIKAEYTFQSGF, from the exons ATGGCGGGGACAATTGCTAAAGGCTTGATATTGCCTAAGCCAGTTACTTTTGTCACTGGAAACCCAAAAAAATTGGAGGAATTTAAAGCCATTTTTGGCCAATCTATCCCGTTTCAGTCCCTCAAACTTGACT TACCCGAATTGCAAGGGGAGCCTGAAGATATTTCTAAGGAAAAAGCTCGTTTGGCTGCTACTCAA GTTAATGGACCTGTTCTTGTTGAAGATACTTGTCTATGCTTCAATGCTCTTAAAGGGCTTCCTG GGCCATACAT AAAATGGTTTCTTGAGAAGATCGGTCATGAAG GTTTAAATAATCTATTGATGGCGTATGAAGATAAATCAGCATATGCCATGTGTGTTTTTTCTCTTTCCCTCGGACCAAGTGCAGACCCAGTCACTTTTGTTGGTAAAACTATG GGTAAAATAGTTCCAGCAAGAGGGCCAAACGACTTTGGCTGGGATCCGATCTTTCAGCCTGATGGATATCAGCAGAC TTATGCAGAAATGTCGAAGGAAGAAAAAAACAAGATTTCTCACCGGTACAAAGCTCTTGCCCTGGTTAAATCGCATTTCATCAAGGCTGAATACACTTTTCAGTCAGGCTTTTAA